One genomic window of Arachis stenosperma cultivar V10309 chromosome 10, arast.V10309.gnm1.PFL2, whole genome shotgun sequence includes the following:
- the LOC130956254 gene encoding monothiol glutaredoxin-S2-like → MDRVTKMASERAVVIFSKSSCCMCHTIKTLLCDFGVNPAVHELDEIPRGRDVEQALSRLGCNPSVPAVFIGGELVGGANEVMSLHLNRSLIPMLKRAGALWV, encoded by the coding sequence ATGGATAGGGTGACGAAGATGGCATCAGAGAGGGCAGTGGTGATCTTCAGCAAGAGCTCATGCTGCATGTGCCACACCATCAAGACCCTCTTGTGCGACTTCGGTGTGAACCCGGCTGTTCATGAACTTGATGAGATACCAAGAGGGAGAGACGTTGAACAAGCTCTTTCAAGGCTAGGGTGCAACCCTTCTGTGCCGGCAGTGTTCATTGGTGGCGAGCTTGTTGGTGGAGCCAATGAAGTCATGAGCCTTCACCTTAACCGCTCCTTGATCCCAATGCTTAAGAGAGCCGGTGCTCTTTGGGTTtga
- the LOC130956117 gene encoding acyl-CoA-binding domain-containing protein 6-like isoform X2, which translates to MFGFSRRRMKLGRLKVQLSDTPQGTRSPIRHPKRNGNSNGDGVAGTLGHAEETEFSPSAAPEMSTCTSASSENWMVLSIAGDKPTPRSYHAAAVIENKMIVVGGESGSGLLDDVQVLNFDRFSWTTASSKLYLSPSSLPLKIPACKGHSLVSWGKKALLIGGKTDPGSDKISVWAFDTETECWSLMEAKGDIPCARSGHTVVRASGALILFGGEDTKRRKLNDLHMFDLKSLTWLPLHCTGTAPSPRFNHVAALHDGKNLLVFGGTSKSRTLNDLYSLDFETMAWSRIKIRGFHPTPRAGCCGVLCGSKWYITGGGSRKKRHGETLIYDVIKSEWSVAIASPPSSITINKGFSLVLVQHKEKDFLVAFGGSKKEPSNQVEVLITEKNEATLAKRSVPSKGPGSILPGKRSSTGLASQHKNDPSHLLIDSVARQNLASAIEHGSGRKSLSESLLVQDSNSIPTNISLRRQFDHDEEYNADVRIDKNSEDESPFPQAAEHRKNKNDHGNQISGMKVNMDEHVMVSGSSNQPNQIFGNLILESDDVSVTENSKSGLLCTPPNIYNYYEAKVATLIRKNGILEGQLAAALASKEAIDKSLASALKSRQEMDKKLSDTLKEMELLREKLASVELAHEEANSLSNIVHSDNVRLEHDVAFLKAVLDDTQKELHSTRGVLQGERARAFQLQVEVFHLKQRLQSMENRAPTPRKPFHV; encoded by the exons ATGTTTGGGTTCTCTCGCAGGCGCATGAAACTTGGCAG ATTGAAGGTGCAGCTTTCTGATACTCCCCAGGGAACTAGAAGTCCCATAAGACACCCCAAGAGAAATGGAAACTCCAAT GGTGATGGGGTTGCAGGGACACTTGGTCATGCTGAGGAAACTGAGTTTTCGCCATCTGCTGCACCCGAGATGAGTACTTGTACATCAGCCAGTTCAGAGAACTGGATGGTGTTGTCAATTGCAGGGGATAAGCCCACTCCTAGATCTTAT CATGCGGCAGCTGTGATTGAGAATAAGATGATAGTGGTTGGTGGTGAATCTGGAAGCGGATTATTAGATGATGTGCAG gTGCTAAATTTTGATAGATTTTCATGGACAACAGCATCATCAAAGCTCTACTTGTCACCAAGTAGTCTCCCACTGAAGATTCCAGCATGCAAGGGTCATAGTTTG GTTTCTTGGGGGAAAAAGGCACTCCTCATTGGAGGGAAAACTGACCCTGGAAGTGACAAAATTTCCG TATGGGCATTTGATACCGAGACGGAGTGCTGGTCGCTCATGGAAGCAAAGGGAGACATACCG TGTGCTCGCAGTGGCCACACTGTTGTCAGGGCAAGCGGTGCCTTAATATTGTTTGGAGGAGAAGATACAAAAAGGAGGAAACTGAATGATCTACATATGTTTGATCTCAAGTCCTTGACATGGCTTCCACTTCATTGCAC GGGAACAGCACCTTCTCCAAGATTCAACCATGTTGCAGCTCTTCATGATGGAAAAAATCTTTTGGTATTTGGAGGAACATCAAAATCCAGGACATTGAATGACTTATATTCACTTGACTTCGAAACA ATGGCATGGTCAAGAATAAAGATACGTGGTTTCCATCCAACACCTAGAGCTGGTTGCTGTGGCGTTCTTTGTGGCAGTAAATGGTATATCACAGGGGGTGGAAGCAGGAAGAAAC GACATGGTGAGACTCTGATATATgatgttataaaatctgaatgGTCTGTGGCAATTGCATCACCGCCATCTTCTATCACTATCAATAAG GGTTTTAGCCTGGTACTCGTGCAGCATAAGGAAAAGGATTTTCTTGTTGCATTTGGAGGATCCAAAAAAGAGCCATCAAATCAG GTGGAAGTGCTGATAACAGAAAAGAATGAAGCAACCCTGGCAAAACGATCTGTTCCTTCTAAAGGTCCAGGTTCTATACTACCGGGAAAGCGTTCATCCACCGGATTGGCCTCGCAGCATAAGAATGATCCTTCTCATCTTCTGATTGATTCTGTTGCTCGACAAAATCTGGCATCTGCAATTGAACATGGTTCTGGAAGGAAATCCCTTTCAGAATCCTTGCTTGTACAAGATTCAAATTCTATCCCAACCAACATTTCCCTTCGCAGGCAATTCGATCATGACGAAGAATACAATGCAGATGTTAGGATTGACAAGAATTCTGAAGATGAAAGTCCATTCCCTCAg GCAGCAGAACacaggaaaaataaaaatgaccATGGAAATCAGATAAGTGGCATGAAGGTCAATATGGATGAACATGTGATGGTATCTGGAAGTTCAAATCAACCGAATCAAATCTTTGGGAACCTTATATTAGAAAGTGATGATGTGTCGGTCACTGAAAACAGCAAATCCGGATTGCTGTGCACTCCTCCAAACATCTATAATTATTACGAAGCTAAAGTGGCCACCTTAATAAGGAAAAACGGTATTCTAGAGGGACAATTAGCAGCTGCATTGGCGAGCAAAGAAGCTATTGATAAAAGTTTAGCATCAGCTCTCAAAAGCCGGCAGGAGATGGATAAGAAATTATCTGATACACTGAAGGAGATGGAATTACTGAGAGAGAAGCTGGCTAGTGTAGAGTTAGCCCATGAAGAGGCTAATAGCCTCTCCAACATTGTTCACTCTGATAATGTAAGGCTTGAGCATGATGTAGCTTTCCTCAAAGCTGTTTTAGATGATACACAGAAG gaGTTGCACTCAACAAGAGGAGTTCTTCAAGGAGAAAGAGCCAGGGCATTCCAATTACAG gttgaagtttttcatctcaAGCAGAGACTGCAATCAATGGAAAATCGAGCACCGACTCCCAGGAAACCTTTCCATGTGTAG
- the LOC130956117 gene encoding acyl-CoA-binding domain-containing protein 6-like isoform X1 — protein MFGFSRRRMKLGSRLKVQLSDTPQGTRSPIRHPKRNGNSNGDGVAGTLGHAEETEFSPSAAPEMSTCTSASSENWMVLSIAGDKPTPRSYHAAAVIENKMIVVGGESGSGLLDDVQVLNFDRFSWTTASSKLYLSPSSLPLKIPACKGHSLVSWGKKALLIGGKTDPGSDKISVWAFDTETECWSLMEAKGDIPCARSGHTVVRASGALILFGGEDTKRRKLNDLHMFDLKSLTWLPLHCTGTAPSPRFNHVAALHDGKNLLVFGGTSKSRTLNDLYSLDFETMAWSRIKIRGFHPTPRAGCCGVLCGSKWYITGGGSRKKRHGETLIYDVIKSEWSVAIASPPSSITINKGFSLVLVQHKEKDFLVAFGGSKKEPSNQVEVLITEKNEATLAKRSVPSKGPGSILPGKRSSTGLASQHKNDPSHLLIDSVARQNLASAIEHGSGRKSLSESLLVQDSNSIPTNISLRRQFDHDEEYNADVRIDKNSEDESPFPQAAEHRKNKNDHGNQISGMKVNMDEHVMVSGSSNQPNQIFGNLILESDDVSVTENSKSGLLCTPPNIYNYYEAKVATLIRKNGILEGQLAAALASKEAIDKSLASALKSRQEMDKKLSDTLKEMELLREKLASVELAHEEANSLSNIVHSDNVRLEHDVAFLKAVLDDTQKELHSTRGVLQGERARAFQLQVEVFHLKQRLQSMENRAPTPRKPFHV, from the exons ATGTTTGGGTTCTCTCGCAGGCGCATGAAACTTGGCAG CAGATTGAAGGTGCAGCTTTCTGATACTCCCCAGGGAACTAGAAGTCCCATAAGACACCCCAAGAGAAATGGAAACTCCAAT GGTGATGGGGTTGCAGGGACACTTGGTCATGCTGAGGAAACTGAGTTTTCGCCATCTGCTGCACCCGAGATGAGTACTTGTACATCAGCCAGTTCAGAGAACTGGATGGTGTTGTCAATTGCAGGGGATAAGCCCACTCCTAGATCTTAT CATGCGGCAGCTGTGATTGAGAATAAGATGATAGTGGTTGGTGGTGAATCTGGAAGCGGATTATTAGATGATGTGCAG gTGCTAAATTTTGATAGATTTTCATGGACAACAGCATCATCAAAGCTCTACTTGTCACCAAGTAGTCTCCCACTGAAGATTCCAGCATGCAAGGGTCATAGTTTG GTTTCTTGGGGGAAAAAGGCACTCCTCATTGGAGGGAAAACTGACCCTGGAAGTGACAAAATTTCCG TATGGGCATTTGATACCGAGACGGAGTGCTGGTCGCTCATGGAAGCAAAGGGAGACATACCG TGTGCTCGCAGTGGCCACACTGTTGTCAGGGCAAGCGGTGCCTTAATATTGTTTGGAGGAGAAGATACAAAAAGGAGGAAACTGAATGATCTACATATGTTTGATCTCAAGTCCTTGACATGGCTTCCACTTCATTGCAC GGGAACAGCACCTTCTCCAAGATTCAACCATGTTGCAGCTCTTCATGATGGAAAAAATCTTTTGGTATTTGGAGGAACATCAAAATCCAGGACATTGAATGACTTATATTCACTTGACTTCGAAACA ATGGCATGGTCAAGAATAAAGATACGTGGTTTCCATCCAACACCTAGAGCTGGTTGCTGTGGCGTTCTTTGTGGCAGTAAATGGTATATCACAGGGGGTGGAAGCAGGAAGAAAC GACATGGTGAGACTCTGATATATgatgttataaaatctgaatgGTCTGTGGCAATTGCATCACCGCCATCTTCTATCACTATCAATAAG GGTTTTAGCCTGGTACTCGTGCAGCATAAGGAAAAGGATTTTCTTGTTGCATTTGGAGGATCCAAAAAAGAGCCATCAAATCAG GTGGAAGTGCTGATAACAGAAAAGAATGAAGCAACCCTGGCAAAACGATCTGTTCCTTCTAAAGGTCCAGGTTCTATACTACCGGGAAAGCGTTCATCCACCGGATTGGCCTCGCAGCATAAGAATGATCCTTCTCATCTTCTGATTGATTCTGTTGCTCGACAAAATCTGGCATCTGCAATTGAACATGGTTCTGGAAGGAAATCCCTTTCAGAATCCTTGCTTGTACAAGATTCAAATTCTATCCCAACCAACATTTCCCTTCGCAGGCAATTCGATCATGACGAAGAATACAATGCAGATGTTAGGATTGACAAGAATTCTGAAGATGAAAGTCCATTCCCTCAg GCAGCAGAACacaggaaaaataaaaatgaccATGGAAATCAGATAAGTGGCATGAAGGTCAATATGGATGAACATGTGATGGTATCTGGAAGTTCAAATCAACCGAATCAAATCTTTGGGAACCTTATATTAGAAAGTGATGATGTGTCGGTCACTGAAAACAGCAAATCCGGATTGCTGTGCACTCCTCCAAACATCTATAATTATTACGAAGCTAAAGTGGCCACCTTAATAAGGAAAAACGGTATTCTAGAGGGACAATTAGCAGCTGCATTGGCGAGCAAAGAAGCTATTGATAAAAGTTTAGCATCAGCTCTCAAAAGCCGGCAGGAGATGGATAAGAAATTATCTGATACACTGAAGGAGATGGAATTACTGAGAGAGAAGCTGGCTAGTGTAGAGTTAGCCCATGAAGAGGCTAATAGCCTCTCCAACATTGTTCACTCTGATAATGTAAGGCTTGAGCATGATGTAGCTTTCCTCAAAGCTGTTTTAGATGATACACAGAAG gaGTTGCACTCAACAAGAGGAGTTCTTCAAGGAGAAAGAGCCAGGGCATTCCAATTACAG gttgaagtttttcatctcaAGCAGAGACTGCAATCAATGGAAAATCGAGCACCGACTCCCAGGAAACCTTTCCATGTGTAG
- the LOC130955823 gene encoding anaphase-promoting complex subunit 7 codes for MEVPKDQIATLLDYGLHNSAQMLSCFLVSSPAANTESAPHLKAESLVLLGDSFFREREYRRAIHSYKQALQYNKMVPKQNVQLSRSSIPSNRSPSPNSCNASGINENEVKFKIASCHCFLNENKAALVEMEGIPCKARNLPMNLLLGKLYRVSRHSRAAVAIYKECLRHCPYMLEAITALSELGSSAKDIISLFPQNLNRSGRMPFDHIDSTRWLQRYVEAQCCMASNDYKGGLEIFADLLQRFPNNTHLLLEMAKVEAIIGKNEEAILNFEKARSIDPYIVTYMDEYAMLLKLRSDYSKLNKLVHDLLNIDPARPEVFVALSVLWERKDEKKALSYAEQSIRIDERHITGYIMKGNLLLTIKRAEAAVSAFRGAQELRPDIRSYQGLVHTYLALSKIKEALYASREAMKAMPQSAKALKLVGDVHASNTGGREKAKKFYESALRLEPGYLGAALALAELHVIEGRNGDAVSLLERYLKDWADDSLHVKLAQVFAATNMLQEALSHYQAALRLNPQNEAAKRGLERLEKQMKGVDPDAPEDDEDNDVEDADGDQDDAELL; via the exons ATGGAAGTTCCCAAGGATCAAATCGCCACTCTCCTCGACTATGGCCTCCATAACTCTGCTCAGATGCTT AGTTGTTTTCTTGTTTCTTCACCCGCTGCAAATACTGAATCCGCCCCCCACCTCAAAGCTGAGAGCTTG GTGCTACTTGGGGATTCATTCTTCCGTGAGAGGGAGTATCGTAGAGCTATT CATAGCTACAAGCAAGCTTTGCAATACAACAAGATGGTTCCCAAACAGAACGTGCAACTATCCCGGAGTTCAATACCATCAAACAGGTCGCCGTCTCCAAATTCTTGCAATGCATCAGGAATCAACGAGAATGAG GTGAAATTCAAAATTGCATCTTGCCACTGTTTCCTGAATGAGAACAAAGCAGCTCTAGTTGAG ATGGAAGGAATTCCGTGCAAAGCTAGAAATCTGCCAATGAATTTGTTATTAGGGAAGCTTTATCGAGTATCTAGACATAGTAGAGCTGCTGTTGCTATTTACAAAGAATGTCTAAG ACATTGCCCTTATATGCTTGAGGCTATTACAGCTTTGTCAGAATTGGGATCTTCTGCGAAGGACATCATTTCATTGTTTCCTCAG AATCTTAATAGAAGTGGAAGAATGCCATTTGATCATATTGACTCAACTCGTTGGCTTCAA CGGTATGTTGAAGCTCAGTGTTGCATGGCTTCAAATGATTACaaag GTGGCTTGGAAATCTTTGCAGATCTTTTACAGCGTTTCCCAAATAATACACACTTACTGCTTGAGATGGCAAAG GTTGAAGCTATTATTGGAAAGAATGAAGAGgccattttgaattttgagaaG GCCCGCTCAATTGATCCATACATCGTAACATACATGGATGAGTATGCAATGCTTCTAAAGCTAAGGTCTGATTATTCAAAGTTGAACAAGTTAGTACATGATTTATTGAATATTGATCCTGCAAGACCAGAGGTTTTTGTAGCTCTATCTGTTTTATGGGAAAGGAAAGATGAGAAAAAAGCTTTATCTTATGCTGAGCAG AGTATTCGGATTGATGAGAGGCACATAACAGGGTATATAATGAAG GGGAATCTATTATTAACAATTAAACGGGCAGAAGCAGCTGTGTCTGCCTTCCGGGGAGCTCAAGAATTAAGACCTGATATTCGCTCATATCAAG GTTTGGTTCACACATATTTGGCTCTGTCTAAAATCAAAGAGGCTTTATATGCTTCCAGAGAAGCAATGAAAGCAATGCCTCAATCGGCAAAGGCTTTAAAGTTAGTAGGCGATGTGCATGCCAGTAACACTGGTGGCAGAGAAAAG GCAAAAAAGTTCTACGAGTCTGCTTTAAGGCTGGAACCTGGTTACCTTGGAGCTGCACTAGCATTGGCTGAACTCCATGTTATTGAGGGCCGGAATGGAGATGCCGTATCTCTGCTTGAGCGATACCTTAAAGACTGGGCAGATGACTCTCTTCACGTGAAACTGGCTCAAGTTTTTGCTGCCACTAATATGCTGCAGGAGGCGTTGTCACATTATCAGGCTGCATTAAG GTTAAACCCTCAGAACGAAGCAGCAAAACGAGGTTTAGAGCGTTTAGAGAAGCAGATGAag GGAGTAGATCCGGATGCACCAGAAGATGATGAAGACAATGATGTCGAAGATGCAGATGGAGATCAAGATGATGCTGAACTTCTGTGA